From Drosophila yakuba strain Tai18E2 chromosome 2L, Prin_Dyak_Tai18E2_2.1, whole genome shotgun sequence, one genomic window encodes:
- the LOC6527825 gene encoding mitochondrial 2-oxodicarboxylate carrier — protein MAILFEVTVRPLAHLQFLAGGLSGFIEIICFHPLDVVKTRMQIQGTRALHGEVVYSCPLDAFVNIYRYEGLSSLWKGIVPPICVETPKRGGKFLMYEYFKPYFHFGAPQPTPLTHAVSGSVAGILESFLVNPFEVVKITQQSHREKHLRTLSVVKYIIKHDGYGIKGLYRGITALVARNAVFHFGFFGFYNAIKDIVPSPENSTYDLLRKVIIAGLASSLACVMSVTLDMAKCRIQGPQPVKGEVKYRWTINTIRTTFREEGFRALFKGLGALILRAGPGGAMLLVTYEYLFEFLKSKYI, from the coding sequence ATGGCGATCCTTTTTGAAGTGACGGTCCGTCCACTGGCGCACTTGCAATTTCTGGCTGGCGGATTGTCGGGCTTCATCGAGATCATCTGCTTCCATCCCCTCGATGTGGTGAAGACCCGGATGCAAATACAGGGCACCCGTGCATTACACGGCGAGGTGGTCTACAGTTGTCCCCTGGACGCGTTTGTCAATATATATCGCTATGAGGGGTTATCTTCCCTGTGGAAGGGTATTGTGCCGCCGATCTGCGTGGAAACTCCAAAGAGAGGTGGCAAGTTTTTGATGTACGAGTACTTCAAGCCCTACTTCCACTTTGGCGCCCCTCAACCAACTCCGCTGACCCACGCCGTCTCCGGTTCAGTAGCCGGCATCCTGGAGTCCTTTCTCGTCAATCCCTTCGAGGTGGTAAAGATCACCCAGCAGTCCCATCGAGAGAAGCACCTGAGAACACTGTCGGTGGTCAAGTACATCATCAAGCACGATGGCTACGGCATCAAGGGCTTGTATCGAGGTATCACTGCACTAGTGGCCCGAAATGCCGTCTTTCACTTTGGATTCTTTGGTTTCTACAATGCGATCAAGGACATTGTGCCAAGCCCGGAGAATAGTACATACGACCTCCTTCGAAAGGTCATCATAGCTGGGCTAGCCAGCTCCCTGGCGTGCGTGATGAGTGTTACATTGGATATGGCCAAGTGCAGGATTCAAGGACCCCAGCCAGTGAAGGGCGAGGTGAAGTACCGATGGACCATAAACACAATAAGGACGACCTTCAGGGAGGAGGGCTTTCGAGCGTTGTTCAAGGGTCTGGGGGCGTTGATATTGCGTGCCGGCCCCGGAGGCGCCATGCTCCTGGTGACCTACGAGTATTTATTTGAGTTCCTCAAGAGTAAATATATCTGA